From Xylanibacter oryzae DSM 17970, a single genomic window includes:
- a CDS encoding M16 family metallopeptidase has translation MKKNPVNNLFSFSLIYHKGTLCEPRLSALASYLSDIGTDSLSKHKLGQAFQQLGTTFETSAEKNSFSITLSGIDSNLVPSLQLLRNFMDNAKADKESMKTLAETYKVNNKSFVKDADDVADAIIEKIAYGDKSVYINHTSARDIKKMKGEELIDLFKELPKNECSIVYCGQQSTDDVENAVREYMPINEAALPASIVYRQMKTIEKPTVYIFNLPTARQTKIKTYQTVKPCTSDSEKAKLKIWGSYFGGGFSSLLFQEIREFRSYAYSTYGHDQQPPIRFAADRSAYIAELGTQNDKTILALGILDSLFNNMPLREQNVEAVKQEAINRINNNYPSFRNIGTMIANDKELGYSEDPNTGIAKSIPLLGMGDIISYYKENILNHPRAVIIVGNKKKLPMKELVKYGNIIELKKCDIYR, from the coding sequence ATGAAAAAGAACCCTGTAAATAATCTATTCTCGTTCTCACTAATTTATCATAAAGGCACATTATGCGAACCAAGGTTAAGTGCACTGGCATCATATTTGTCTGATATCGGTACAGACTCTCTATCAAAACATAAATTAGGACAAGCATTTCAACAGCTCGGTACAACGTTTGAAACCTCAGCAGAAAAAAATAGTTTCAGCATTACATTATCGGGTATCGACAGCAATCTGGTACCATCGCTTCAACTACTCCGTAACTTCATGGATAATGCCAAAGCTGATAAGGAAAGTATGAAGACTCTGGCTGAAACATATAAGGTGAACAATAAATCTTTCGTAAAAGATGCTGATGACGTAGCTGATGCCATCATCGAAAAGATTGCCTATGGTGACAAGTCGGTCTATATCAACCATACTTCGGCTAGAGATATTAAGAAGATGAAAGGAGAGGAACTTATTGACTTATTCAAGGAATTGCCGAAAAACGAATGCTCTATAGTTTACTGTGGTCAACAGTCTACTGATGATGTGGAAAATGCAGTAAGGGAATATATGCCGATAAATGAGGCTGCACTACCCGCCTCTATCGTATACAGACAGATGAAGACAATAGAAAAGCCAACGGTATACATATTCAATCTGCCAACGGCCAGACAAACGAAAATTAAAACTTATCAGACAGTAAAACCATGCACCTCAGACAGTGAGAAAGCGAAACTGAAGATATGGGGAAGCTATTTTGGAGGAGGATTCTCTTCACTTCTATTCCAAGAAATACGTGAGTTCCGTTCTTACGCTTACAGCACCTACGGTCACGACCAGCAACCACCGATAAGGTTCGCCGCCGACCGCTCAGCATACATCGCTGAACTCGGTACTCAGAACGACAAAACGATACTGGCACTCGGAATCCTTGACAGCCTGTTCAACAACATGCCTTTGCGAGAACAGAATGTTGAAGCTGTAAAACAGGAGGCTATAAACCGCATCAACAATAACTATCCATCGTTCAGAAATATCGGTACAATGATAGCAAACGATAAAGAACTCGGATACAGCGAAGATCCTAATACAGGCATAGCAAAAAGCATTCCTCTATTGGGAATGGGCGATATCATATCATATTACAAAGAAAATATTCTGAACCATCCACGTGCAGTCATAATCGTAGGAAACAAAAAGAAGTTGCCTATGAAAGAACTTGTCAAATACGGGAATATCATTGAACTGAAAAAGTGTGACATATATAGGTAA
- a CDS encoding glycoside hydrolase family 95 protein: MKLKILLSGILPLCCIIATPHTLTSASESHTDQLPKPRTEYRYSANTNYKPNNLMTLWYTDPVTAKSCGNPWMDYALPIGNGQFGGMIYGGINQDIVQFNEKTLWKGSPTERGSYQSFGNLYMEDLSNVFSDASPAKAAKNYYRYLDISSATAGASWTSPDGKTTFTREYISSYPDHCIAIHLKASTAHAINTHFFLYDPHGNMVKYNSGQGTFSGKFTTISYNAHMRIIPIGGTITTNSTGIYVRNADEVLVILAGGTDYSPTAPGYVQGTSTLDYNISKRVTNAANLGWSKLYRRHLADYQALYNRVSFTLDGASNQYPTDKMLTLYEASNSNKMLRFLEELYFQYGRYLLISSSRGIDVPNNLQGIWNNSSEPPWQCDMHANINVQMNYWPAEVTNLSETHDKFLKYIYNMAMVQPQWQSYARNRCGQTTGFACFTENNLFGHCTTWHNDYCEAGAWDCSHLWQHYRYTLDKKFLKDEALPVMISCTKFWLERLKKTSDGTYESPDDWSPEHGPTENATAHSQQIIWNLFSNTIDAIKILGKTESRVSDNFVSELIEKFKKLDTGLHKEVYSGNYGKTRFGVNTGDSILREWKYTDYAIGNGSESSHRHLSHLMALYPLNEISHTSPYFIPAVNSLKLRGIQSQGWSMGWKINLWARALVGDSCSAIFKLAFRHSGDYTINMSSTAGGVYYNMLDSHSPFQIDGNFGVCAGMAEMLLQSYTDTIQFIPALPHLWPKGSVTGLRATNNFEVDESWSDMRMTKAIIKSYSGVKCLLGYKDISTAIVTDAAGKNIPFAVIDKDHISFPTKVNGKYTIKFLPR, translated from the coding sequence ATGAAACTAAAAATATTATTATCCGGCATATTACCGCTCTGCTGCATAATAGCGACACCGCATACGCTTACATCAGCCAGTGAGTCACATACAGACCAACTTCCGAAACCACGCACTGAATACAGATATTCAGCAAATACCAATTATAAGCCTAATAATCTGATGACCCTTTGGTATACTGATCCAGTAACAGCAAAGTCGTGCGGCAATCCTTGGATGGATTATGCCCTTCCTATTGGCAACGGTCAGTTTGGAGGTATGATATATGGAGGCATCAACCAGGATATCGTCCAGTTTAACGAAAAGACCCTTTGGAAAGGAAGTCCTACCGAAAGAGGCTCTTATCAGAGTTTTGGCAATTTGTACATGGAAGATTTAAGTAATGTGTTCTCCGATGCCTCACCTGCAAAAGCAGCGAAAAATTATTATAGATATCTTGATATAAGTTCAGCTACAGCAGGTGCTTCATGGACAAGTCCTGACGGTAAGACCACATTCACCCGCGAGTACATCTCCAGTTATCCCGACCATTGTATTGCTATTCATCTAAAAGCTTCAACAGCCCATGCCATTAATACCCACTTCTTTTTATATGACCCACATGGCAATATGGTTAAATATAATAGTGGACAAGGTACATTCAGCGGGAAATTCACTACCATAAGCTATAATGCACATATGAGAATAATTCCGATTGGAGGTACTATCACCACAAATAGCACAGGTATTTATGTAAGAAACGCAGACGAGGTTTTAGTGATACTCGCAGGAGGAACTGACTATAGTCCTACAGCTCCGGGTTATGTACAAGGAACATCAACACTTGATTACAATATTTCAAAACGCGTAACCAATGCAGCCAATCTGGGATGGAGTAAATTATACCGTCGTCATCTTGCTGATTATCAGGCATTGTATAATAGAGTATCATTCACTCTTGACGGAGCTTCCAATCAGTATCCTACTGACAAGATGCTGACATTATACGAGGCTTCCAACAGTAACAAAATGTTACGGTTCCTTGAAGAACTCTATTTCCAATACGGTCGTTATCTTCTTATATCATCGTCTCGTGGAATAGATGTTCCCAACAATTTACAAGGTATTTGGAATAACAGTTCAGAACCACCATGGCAGTGTGATATGCACGCCAATATTAATGTACAGATGAACTATTGGCCAGCAGAGGTAACTAACTTATCCGAGACACATGACAAGTTCTTAAAGTATATTTATAATATGGCCATGGTTCAGCCACAGTGGCAGTCGTATGCACGAAACCGCTGCGGACAAACTACAGGATTTGCCTGCTTCACAGAGAACAACCTTTTCGGTCATTGTACCACATGGCATAACGACTATTGCGAGGCAGGTGCATGGGACTGTTCACATTTATGGCAGCATTACCGCTATACTTTGGATAAGAAATTCCTTAAAGATGAAGCGTTGCCTGTTATGATAAGCTGCACAAAGTTCTGGTTGGAACGTCTTAAAAAGACATCAGATGGAACCTATGAGAGTCCTGACGACTGGTCTCCTGAACATGGACCTACCGAGAATGCGACAGCCCATTCACAGCAGATTATATGGAATCTTTTTTCTAATACAATTGATGCTATCAAAATTTTGGGTAAAACTGAATCCAGAGTATCCGACAATTTCGTAAGTGAGCTGATAGAAAAATTCAAGAAGCTTGATACAGGTTTGCATAAGGAAGTATATTCAGGTAATTACGGTAAGACACGTTTTGGCGTAAATACAGGTGATAGCATATTACGCGAATGGAAATATACGGATTATGCCATTGGTAACGGTTCTGAAAGTAGTCATCGCCACCTTTCTCATCTGATGGCCCTTTATCCTTTAAATGAGATTTCGCATACAAGTCCATATTTCATTCCTGCTGTCAACTCACTAAAATTGCGTGGAATACAATCCCAAGGCTGGTCAATGGGCTGGAAGATAAATCTATGGGCTCGTGCATTAGTAGGAGACAGTTGTTCAGCTATATTCAAACTTGCTTTCCGGCATTCAGGCGATTACACCATCAATATGTCTTCTACCGCCGGAGGTGTCTACTATAACATGCTTGACTCACATTCTCCATTCCAGATTGATGGTAACTTTGGCGTTTGTGCCGGTATGGCAGAGATGCTTCTGCAGAGCTATACAGATACTATACAGTTTATACCAGCTCTTCCTCATCTATGGCCGAAAGGTTCAGTTACAGGTCTTCGTGCCACTAACAACTTCGAAGTAGATGAAAGTTGGTCAGATATGCGAATGACAAAAGCTATTATCAAATCATACAGTGGTGTGAAATGTCTATTGGGATATAAAGATATCAGCACAGCAATAGTAACAGATGCTGCTGGAAAAAATATACCTTTTGCTGTCATAGATAAAGATCATATCTCATTTCCTACAAAGGTAAACGGTAAATACACCATCAAATTTCTTCCACGTTGA